A portion of the Streptococcus urinalis 2285-97 genome contains these proteins:
- the pbp2x gene encoding penicillin-binding protein PBP2X translates to MKNIKNRFLDYVIRDRRSAPENRERVGQNMMLLTVFIFFIFMINFVIIIGTDKKFGVNLSQGAKKTYQQTVTVQAKRGTIFDRNGTAIAVDSTTYSVYAIIDKSYKSIDGKKLYVQPTQYDKVAEILNKNLGIKKKEVLKQLKQTKLFQVSFGTSGSGISYSTMTTIKNEMKSAGIQGVAFNTSPGRMYPNGTFASEFIGLASLVDNHDGTKSLVGKSGLESSLDNILSGQDGTITYEKDKNGNTLLGTGKTVKKAVDGKDVYTTISAPIQTYLETQMDVFQSKTNGKLASATLVNAKTGEILATTQRPTYNADTLQGLGGENYNWSTALFQNNFEPGSTMKVMTLSSAIDDNVFNPNEYYSNANGYTIADVTVNDWGVNEGISSGQTMSFAQGFAYSSNVGMLKLEEKMGNDKWLNYLRLFKFGTPTYFGVADESSGGLPDSNKVSTAMSAFGQAIDVTQAQMLRAFSAVSNNGEMLEPQFISQISDPNTNTSRVSRKEVVGKPVSKSAASQTRNYMVTVGTDPTYGTLVDSTGTPIIQVGNMSVAVKSGTAQIASPDGSGYLTGSLDTINSVVAMVPSNNPDFMMYVTVQQPEHWSAMFWQDVVNPVLEEAYLMKDTLNAPATVSKNMQTKYQLPDIVNKSISKAAIELRQNLVHPVILGSGSKVSKVSQKVGTNLNENQQVLLLTNKLTELPDMYGWTKANVKKFSEWTGISVSFKGAGSGKVVKQNVKIGKNIKKIKKITITLGE, encoded by the coding sequence ATGAAAAATATAAAGAATCGTTTTCTAGATTATGTCATAAGGGATCGTAGATCAGCACCAGAAAACCGTGAGCGTGTTGGCCAAAATATGATGCTTTTAACAGTATTCATATTTTTTATTTTTATGATCAATTTTGTCATTATTATAGGAACAGATAAAAAATTTGGTGTCAATCTTTCTCAGGGAGCAAAGAAAACATACCAGCAGACTGTGACTGTACAAGCAAAACGCGGGACTATATTTGATCGAAATGGTACGGCTATTGCCGTTGATTCGACAACATATAGTGTTTATGCCATTATCGATAAATCCTATAAATCAATTGATGGTAAAAAACTATATGTGCAACCTACACAGTATGATAAAGTTGCTGAAATCCTAAATAAAAATCTTGGAATCAAAAAGAAGGAAGTATTAAAACAACTAAAACAAACAAAACTGTTTCAAGTGTCATTTGGGACATCTGGTTCAGGTATTTCTTATAGTACAATGACGACTATAAAAAATGAAATGAAAAGTGCTGGTATCCAAGGAGTCGCCTTTAATACAAGTCCAGGAAGAATGTATCCAAATGGGACATTTGCTTCAGAATTTATTGGATTGGCAAGTCTTGTTGACAACCATGATGGCACAAAGAGTTTAGTTGGTAAATCAGGTTTAGAGTCTTCTCTTGATAATATTTTATCTGGTCAAGATGGTACCATAACTTATGAAAAAGATAAGAATGGTAATACTTTATTAGGGACTGGAAAGACAGTCAAAAAAGCTGTTGATGGAAAAGATGTTTATACAACTATTTCAGCACCAATTCAAACTTATCTTGAAACTCAGATGGATGTTTTTCAATCAAAAACTAATGGTAAACTGGCTAGTGCAACATTAGTTAATGCAAAAACTGGAGAAATTCTTGCAACAACACAAAGACCAACTTATAACGCTGATACGCTTCAAGGTTTAGGTGGAGAAAATTATAATTGGAGTACCGCCTTATTCCAAAATAATTTTGAACCTGGTTCGACCATGAAAGTAATGACTTTGTCTTCAGCAATAGATGATAATGTTTTTAACCCTAATGAATATTATAGTAATGCAAATGGTTATACTATAGCAGACGTCACTGTTAATGACTGGGGTGTCAATGAAGGTATTTCTTCTGGACAAACTATGTCGTTTGCTCAAGGTTTTGCATATTCCAGTAATGTTGGAATGCTAAAATTAGAAGAGAAAATGGGAAATGATAAGTGGTTGAATTATTTAAGACTCTTTAAATTTGGAACACCAACTTATTTTGGAGTTGCAGATGAGTCATCTGGAGGCCTTCCTGATTCAAATAAAGTTTCAACCGCCATGTCAGCTTTTGGACAAGCCATTGATGTCACTCAGGCACAAATGTTAAGAGCATTCTCAGCTGTTTCAAATAATGGTGAAATGCTGGAACCACAGTTTATAAGCCAAATAAGTGATCCAAATACCAATACTTCTAGAGTTTCAAGAAAAGAAGTCGTTGGAAAGCCAGTTTCAAAATCTGCAGCCAGTCAAACGCGTAATTATATGGTAACTGTTGGGACTGATCCAACATATGGAACATTAGTAGATTCAACTGGTACGCCAATTATTCAAGTTGGGAACATGTCAGTAGCGGTTAAATCTGGGACAGCTCAAATTGCATCGCCTGATGGTAGTGGATACTTGACAGGTAGTTTGGACACAATAAATTCAGTAGTTGCTATGGTACCTTCTAACAATCCTGATTTTATGATGTATGTTACAGTTCAACAACCAGAACACTGGAGTGCAATGTTCTGGCAAGATGTGGTGAATCCAGTTCTTGAAGAAGCTTATTTGATGAAAGATACTTTAAATGCTCCAGCTACTGTTTCAAAAAACATGCAGACAAAATATCAATTGCCAGATATTGTTAATAAATCTATTAGTAAAGCAGCAATAGAATTAAGACAAAATCTTGTGCATCCTGTTATTTTAGGTAGCGGAAGTAAAGTCAGTAAAGTTTCTCAGAAAGTTGGAACCAATTTAAACGAAAACCAACAAGTCTTATTGCTAACAAATAAATTAACAGAATTACCAGATATGTATGGCTGGACAAAAGCCAATGTTAAGAAATTCTCTGAGTGGACAGGAATATCTGTTTCATTTAAGGGAGCTGGTTCTGGAAAAGTTGTTAAACAAAATGTTAAAATAGGTAAGAATATCAAAAAAATTAAAAAAATAACCATAACTTTAGGAGAATAA
- the mraY gene encoding phospho-N-acetylmuramoyl-pentapeptide-transferase — protein MLISIIAGVIAFALTIVAMPYFIRFYQIKKIGGQQMHEDVKQHLAKAGTPTMGGTVFLTVFTLVTIVTSFFLPQHGPLGAIIGILSVVVIYGIIGFLDDFLKIFKQVNEGLTPWQKMSLQIIAGLIFYFVHLKPSGTDFISIGGLNIHLGIFYILFVLFWVVGFSNAVNLTDGIDGLASISVSISLVAYGLIAYMKNQFDVLLMIVILIGALLGFFVFNHKPAKVFMGDVGSLALGAMLAAISIVLRVEWTLLFIGFVYVLETSSVMLQVAYFKYTKRKYGEGRRIFRMTPFHHHLELGGLSGNSKKWSEWKVDAFLWTLGAIMSLLTLLVIWNNL, from the coding sequence ATGTTAATTAGTATCATTGCAGGTGTCATTGCCTTTGCATTAACCATTGTGGCTATGCCCTACTTTATCAGATTTTATCAGATAAAAAAGATTGGTGGCCAGCAAATGCATGAGGATGTCAAACAACATCTTGCCAAGGCAGGTACTCCTACAATGGGAGGGACTGTATTTTTGACAGTCTTTACTTTAGTTACTATTGTGACGTCATTCTTTTTACCGCAACATGGACCACTTGGCGCAATTATCGGAATTCTTTCGGTAGTTGTCATTTACGGGATTATCGGATTTTTAGATGACTTTCTTAAAATATTTAAGCAAGTCAATGAAGGATTAACTCCTTGGCAAAAAATGTCTTTACAGATTATTGCAGGTCTTATCTTTTATTTTGTACATCTAAAACCAAGTGGAACAGATTTTATTTCTATAGGTGGCTTAAATATTCATTTAGGAATTTTCTATATCTTATTTGTCTTATTTTGGGTTGTTGGTTTTTCAAATGCAGTTAATTTGACAGATGGTATTGATGGTTTAGCCTCTATTTCTGTCTCAATTTCCTTGGTAGCCTATGGGTTAATTGCCTACATGAAAAATCAATTTGATGTTCTCTTGATGATCGTCATTTTAATTGGAGCCTTACTTGGTTTCTTTGTCTTTAATCATAAACCAGCAAAAGTATTTATGGGTGATGTCGGCTCTCTTGCTTTAGGGGCAATGTTAGCAGCTATTTCCATCGTTTTACGTGTGGAATGGACACTTTTGTTTATTGGATTTGTTTATGTTTTAGAAACTTCTTCCGTTATGCTTCAAGTAGCTTATTTTAAATATACAAAGCGTAAATATGGTGAAGGACGACGAATTTTTCGTATGACACCCTTTCATCATCATCTTGAATTAGGTGGTCTTTCAGGAAACTCTAAAAAATGGTCTGAATGGAAAGTGGATGCTTTCTTATGGACTCTTGGTGCTATCATGAGTCTTTTAACACTTTTGGTAATCTGGAATAATCTTTAA
- a CDS encoding DEAD/DEAH box helicase yields the protein MSFKDFNFKSYIQKALDEIHFENPTEVQQKLIPIVRSGKDLVGESKTGSGKTHTFLLPIFEKLDPNSVDVQALITAPSRELATQIYQASKQIADHSEEEIRVVNYVGGTDKLRQIEKLKTSQPHLVIGTPGRIYDLVKSGDLEIYKANTFVVDEADMTLDMGFLDTVDKMASRLPKDVQMLVFSATIPQKLQPFLKKYLSNPVVEQIKTKTIISDTIDNWLLSTKGRDKNAQILEVVQQLQPYLAMIFVNTKERADELHHYLISNGLKVAKIHGGVPPRERKRIMNQVKKLDFEYIVATDLAARGIDIEGVSHVINDAIPQDLSFFVHRVGRTGRNGLSGTAITLYQPSDDSDIKELEKLGIHFIPKQLKNGEFIDTYDRDRRLTREKSYEKLDTEMIGLVKKKKKKIKPGYKKKIQWKVDEKRRKERRAANRAKSRAERKAKKQTY from the coding sequence ATGTCATTCAAAGATTTTAATTTTAAATCCTATATTCAGAAGGCGCTTGATGAAATTCATTTCGAAAATCCAACTGAGGTGCAACAAAAATTAATTCCGATAGTTCGTTCTGGTAAAGATTTGGTTGGAGAATCAAAAACTGGCTCAGGAAAAACTCATACGTTTTTGTTACCTATTTTTGAAAAATTAGATCCTAATTCTGTAGATGTTCAAGCACTAATCACTGCTCCAAGTAGAGAATTAGCCACACAAATCTATCAGGCATCAAAACAAATTGCTGATCACTCTGAAGAAGAAATTAGGGTTGTTAATTATGTAGGTGGTACAGACAAACTTCGTCAAATTGAGAAGTTAAAAACATCACAGCCACATCTTGTAATCGGGACACCTGGTCGCATTTATGATTTAGTCAAATCAGGTGATTTAGAAATTTACAAAGCAAACACATTTGTTGTTGATGAAGCTGATATGACACTAGATATGGGATTTCTTGATACTGTTGATAAAATGGCATCTCGTCTACCCAAAGATGTCCAAATGTTAGTTTTTTCAGCTACCATTCCACAAAAATTACAACCATTCTTAAAAAAGTATCTCTCAAATCCAGTCGTTGAACAAATTAAAACAAAGACTATTATTTCGGATACAATAGATAATTGGTTATTATCAACTAAAGGTCGCGATAAAAATGCTCAAATTCTAGAAGTAGTTCAACAATTACAACCTTATTTAGCGATGATTTTTGTTAATACCAAAGAAAGAGCTGATGAACTGCATCATTATTTAATTTCAAATGGTTTAAAAGTAGCTAAGATTCATGGAGGTGTACCACCACGGGAGCGTAAACGTATTATGAATCAAGTGAAAAAACTTGATTTTGAGTACATTGTAGCCACAGATTTAGCTGCTAGAGGTATCGATATTGAAGGTGTTAGTCATGTCATCAATGATGCCATTCCACAAGATTTGTCCTTCTTTGTTCATAGAGTTGGAAGAACAGGTAGAAATGGGTTATCCGGAACAGCCATAACGCTTTATCAACCAAGTGATGACTCAGATATCAAAGAACTTGAAAAGCTTGGCATTCATTTTATCCCTAAACAATTAAAAAATGGGGAATTTATTGATACTTATGACCGAGATCGAAGACTCACACGTGAAAAATCATATGAAAAATTAGATACTGAAATGATCGGTTTGGTTAAAAAGAAAAAGAAAAAAATTAAACCTGGTTATAAAAAGAAAATTCAGTGGAAAGTTGATGAAAAGCGTCGTAAAGAAAGACGTGCCGCCAACCGAGCAAAAAGTCGTGCAGAAAGAAAAGCAAAAAAACAAACATACTAA
- a CDS encoding transporter substrate-binding domain-containing protein, translated as MKKTILGSLFLALVTFFLVTILNVVSANEKKTIVVATDSDTKPFTYRDNDSFKGYDIDVLKAIFENSKDYQLEFQTTAFSSILTGIDSGRYQIAANDFNYNSDRAKKYYFSKPISQSHYAIASKKKSVPTHLKNLSGKSTEGVAGSNYVQVLENWNKNHDNEKPIKIKYVSASSPFTQRIQDLEQGKIDFLMYDNISLNQAIDDQGFQLYTAILKDKVSHKKEGKEYLLFVKTKEGKELQRVVNKGILKLQRNGKLALLQKKYFKK; from the coding sequence ATGAAAAAAACAATTTTAGGGTCACTATTTTTAGCATTGGTGACATTTTTTTTGGTAACAATTTTGAATGTTGTTTCAGCAAATGAGAAAAAAACGATTGTTGTAGCAACAGATTCAGATACCAAGCCTTTTACATATCGTGATAATGATTCTTTTAAAGGTTATGATATTGATGTCTTAAAAGCCATTTTCGAGAATTCAAAAGATTATCAACTTGAATTTCAAACAACAGCATTTTCTTCTATTTTAACAGGGATTGACTCTGGAAGATATCAAATTGCAGCAAATGACTTTAATTATAACAGTGATAGAGCAAAGAAATATTATTTTTCAAAGCCGATTTCACAATCACATTATGCAATTGCTAGTAAGAAAAAAAGTGTTCCGACACATTTGAAAAATCTATCTGGAAAATCAACAGAAGGTGTAGCTGGTAGTAATTATGTTCAGGTTTTAGAGAACTGGAATAAAAACCATGATAATGAAAAACCAATTAAAATAAAATACGTATCAGCATCGTCACCTTTCACACAAAGGATTCAAGACTTAGAGCAAGGAAAAATAGATTTTTTGATGTATGACAATATCTCTTTAAATCAAGCAATAGATGACCAAGGTTTTCAGCTATATACAGCCATTTTAAAAGATAAGGTAAGTCATAAAAAAGAAGGAAAAGAATATCTTCTTTTTGTAAAAACAAAAGAAGGAAAAGAACTTCAAAGAGTTGTCAACAAAGGTATTTTAAAACTTCAAAGAAATGGAAAATTAGCATTACTTCAAAAAAAATATTTTAAAAAGTAA
- a CDS encoding amino acid ABC transporter permease encodes MIQNSILIGASLYNQFLTLIPEGRLFSWRAVFDAIPSILKHLPTTLTLTIIGALVGLVLALLFAIVKINKVKFLYPIQAVFVSFLRGTPILVQLMLTYYGIPLFLKFLKQQYGLDWNINAIPASVFAITAFAFNEAAYTSETIRAAILSVNSGEIEAAKSLGMTSKQVYSRVIIPNAAVVATPTLINTLIGLTKGTSLAFNAGIVEMFAQAQILGGSDYRYFERYISVALIYWVISILIEQLGRFIENKMAIKSPENITDEVAGGIR; translated from the coding sequence ATGATTCAAAATTCAATTCTAATTGGGGCTAGTTTGTATAATCAGTTCCTAACATTAATTCCTGAAGGAAGACTGTTTAGTTGGCGAGCAGTTTTTGATGCTATTCCAAGTATTTTAAAACATCTACCAACGACCTTAACCTTAACCATTATTGGTGCACTAGTTGGATTAGTATTAGCACTCTTGTTTGCTATTGTTAAAATCAATAAAGTCAAATTCTTATATCCCATTCAAGCTGTATTTGTTAGCTTTTTAAGAGGAACACCTATATTGGTTCAATTGATGTTAACCTATTATGGTATTCCTTTGTTTCTAAAGTTTTTAAAACAACAATATGGACTTGATTGGAATATCAATGCTATCCCAGCCTCTGTTTTTGCAATTACTGCTTTTGCTTTTAATGAGGCAGCTTATACTAGTGAAACTATAAGAGCAGCAATTTTATCAGTAAATTCTGGAGAAATAGAAGCTGCAAAAAGTTTAGGGATGACTTCAAAACAAGTCTATAGTCGTGTTATTATTCCAAATGCAGCTGTTGTTGCTACACCAACTCTTATTAATACACTTATTGGCTTAACTAAGGGGACGTCATTAGCATTTAATGCTGGTATTGTTGAAATGTTTGCGCAAGCTCAAATTTTAGGTGGTTCAGATTACCGTTATTTTGAACGTTATATTTCGGTAGCTTTAATTTATTGGGTCATTTCTATACTCATTGAACAATTAGGTCGTTTTATTGAAAATAAAATGGCAATCAAGTCTCCAGAAAATATAACGGATGAAGTAGCAGGAGGTATTCGCTGA
- a CDS encoding amino acid ABC transporter ATP-binding protein, whose protein sequence is MIKISHLTKSFSGQKVLDDIDIDINKGEVIALVGASGAGKSTLLRSMNYLEEPDSGTIEIDDFKVDFKTITNDQMLTLRRKLAMVFQQFNLFERRTALDNVKEGLKIVKKMSDSEATKIAKEELANVGLSNRENHYPRHLSGGQKQRVAIARALAMKPDVLLLDEPTSALDPELVGEVEKTIANAAKSGQTMVLVSHDMKFVYEVADKILFLDKGHILESGTPDQIFNHPTQERTKEFFASYSKSFL, encoded by the coding sequence ATGATCAAAATTTCTCATTTAACAAAGTCATTTTCAGGACAAAAAGTTCTAGATGATATTGATATCGATATTAATAAAGGTGAAGTTATTGCTTTAGTGGGTGCTTCTGGAGCTGGGAAATCAACGCTTTTACGGAGTATGAACTATTTAGAAGAACCAGATAGTGGGACGATTGAGATTGATGATTTTAAGGTTGATTTTAAAACAATAACAAATGATCAAATGTTAACGTTAAGACGGAAACTAGCTATGGTTTTTCAACAATTCAATTTATTTGAACGTCGTACAGCATTAGATAACGTTAAAGAAGGTTTAAAAATAGTCAAAAAAATGTCTGATAGTGAAGCAACTAAAATTGCAAAAGAGGAACTGGCCAATGTAGGCCTGTCAAACCGTGAAAATCACTATCCAAGACATTTATCTGGTGGTCAAAAGCAACGGGTTGCTATTGCGCGTGCTTTAGCTATGAAACCAGATGTCTTACTTTTAGATGAACCAACTTCAGCTCTTGATCCAGAACTTGTAGGTGAGGTAGAAAAGACAATTGCCAATGCTGCAAAGTCAGGTCAAACAATGGTCCTCGTTAGTCATGATATGAAATTTGTATATGAAGTTGCCGATAAAATTCTCTTTTTAGATAAGGGTCATATTTTAGAATCTGGGACACCAGATCAAATTTTCAACCATCCAACGCAAGAAAGAACGAAAGAATTTTTTGCGAGTTATTCAAAATCATTTCTATAA
- a CDS encoding DUF4059 family protein, giving the protein MFIEIFGLYVQGLLLSFVSVFLFCVFWLLYRVRQKKDKTLKERQAFLYDIMMIMIMTIPILAFAFMAILLVLRS; this is encoded by the coding sequence ATGTTTATAGAAATATTTGGTTTGTATGTACAAGGATTATTGTTATCTTTTGTTTCAGTGTTTCTTTTTTGTGTTTTTTGGCTATTATATCGTGTCCGTCAAAAAAAGGATAAGACACTAAAAGAAAGACAAGCCTTTTTGTATGATATAATGATGATTATGATAATGACTATTCCAATATTGGCTTTTGCATTTATGGCTATTTTATTGGTACTTAGGTCATAA
- the trxB gene encoding thioredoxin-disulfide reductase, whose translation MYDTLIVGSGPAGMTAALYAARSNLKVGLIEQGAPGGQMNNTSDIENYPGYDLITGPELSMKMFEPLEKFNVEHLYGIVQKIEVDGDIRRVVTEDESYEAKTIILATGSKNRLLGAPGEETYNSRGVSYCAVCDGAFFRNQDLLVVGGGDSAVEEAVYLTQFANSVTIVHRRDQLRAQQILQNRAFNNEKVKFIWDSVVSEIKGNDMRVTSVDIQNVKTGEVTNHAFGGVFIYVGTFPLSQMVSELDITDQEGWVITDNEMKTSIPGVFAVGDVRQKHLRQITTAVGDGAIAGQGVYQYIIENN comes from the coding sequence ATGTACGATACTTTAATAGTTGGTTCAGGTCCTGCAGGCATGACTGCTGCATTATACGCAGCAAGATCAAATTTAAAAGTAGGACTCATTGAACAAGGTGCACCAGGTGGCCAAATGAATAATACTTCAGATATTGAAAATTATCCCGGCTATGATTTAATAACTGGTCCAGAACTATCCATGAAAATGTTTGAACCATTGGAAAAATTTAATGTTGAACACCTATATGGAATTGTCCAAAAAATTGAGGTTGATGGGGACATTAGAAGAGTAGTCACAGAAGATGAATCTTATGAAGCTAAAACAATCATTCTAGCGACAGGATCTAAAAATCGTCTTTTGGGAGCACCTGGAGAAGAAACCTATAACAGCAGAGGTGTTTCTTATTGTGCAGTCTGTGATGGTGCTTTCTTTAGAAATCAAGATCTCTTAGTTGTTGGTGGTGGTGATTCAGCTGTTGAAGAAGCTGTTTATCTAACACAGTTTGCTAATTCTGTGACTATTGTTCATAGACGTGACCAACTGCGAGCACAACAAATTTTACAAAATAGAGCTTTTAATAATGAAAAAGTAAAATTCATTTGGGACTCAGTCGTCAGTGAAATAAAAGGGAATGATATGAGAGTAACTTCAGTTGATATTCAAAATGTTAAGACTGGTGAAGTAACAAATCATGCTTTTGGCGGTGTCTTTATTTATGTTGGGACATTTCCACTTTCACAAATGGTTTCAGAATTAGATATTACCGATCAAGAAGGATGGGTTATTACTGATAATGAAATGAAAACAAGTATACCTGGTGTTTTTGCAGTAGGAGATGTACGTCAAAAACATCTACGTCAAATAACGACAGCAGTTGGTGATGGTGCAATCGCTGGCCAAGGCGTCTACCAATATATCATTGAGAATAATTGA
- a CDS encoding amino acid permease — translation MSENENKDQTELENGMVRGLQNRHVQLIAIAGTIGTGLFLGAGRSIALTGPSILIVYLITGFFMYMMMRAIGEMLYYDPDQHTFINFITKYVGSGWGLFAGFSYWISLIFLGMAEITAVATYVQYWFPTWPSWIIQIVFLIILSAVNLIAVKVFGETEFWFAMIKIVAILALIATAIFMLLTNFKTPAGHVSLGNIFHHFEFFPNGKLKFFMAFQMVFFAYQAIEFVGITTSETANPRKVLPKAIKEIPLRIVIFYIGALVSIMTIFPWRQLPVDESPFVMVFKLVGIKWAAALINFVVLTSAASALNSTLFSTGRHLYQLAHETPNAFTKALHINKLSRQGVPSKAIIFSAIVVGISAFINFIPGVSDAFALVTASSSGVYISIYALTMLAHWKYRQSNDFMADGYLMPNYKFMTPIVLAFFAFVYVSLFLQESTYLGAIGATIWIVIFGIYSNYRMKN, via the coding sequence ATGTCTGAAAATGAAAATAAGGACCAAACTGAATTAGAAAATGGGATGGTTCGTGGTTTACAGAATCGACATGTCCAACTCATTGCTATTGCTGGAACAATCGGTACCGGACTATTTTTGGGTGCCGGTAGATCAATTGCATTAACAGGACCGTCAATCTTAATAGTCTATTTAATTACTGGCTTTTTCATGTATATGATGATGAGAGCTATTGGAGAAATGCTTTATTATGATCCTGACCAACATACTTTTATTAATTTTATAACAAAATATGTTGGATCTGGTTGGGGATTGTTTGCAGGATTTTCTTATTGGATTTCCTTGATTTTCCTTGGAATGGCTGAAATTACAGCAGTCGCAACCTATGTTCAATATTGGTTCCCAACATGGCCATCTTGGATCATTCAGATTGTCTTTTTAATTATTTTAAGTGCCGTCAATTTAATTGCAGTAAAAGTTTTTGGTGAAACTGAATTTTGGTTTGCCATGATAAAAATAGTAGCGATTTTAGCTTTAATTGCTACTGCTATCTTTATGTTATTAACAAACTTTAAAACCCCTGCTGGACATGTTTCCCTTGGGAATATTTTTCATCATTTTGAATTTTTCCCAAATGGTAAATTAAAGTTCTTTATGGCATTTCAAATGGTTTTCTTTGCTTATCAGGCTATTGAATTTGTCGGAATTACGACATCTGAAACAGCTAACCCAAGAAAAGTTTTACCAAAAGCGATCAAGGAAATTCCTTTAAGAATTGTCATTTTTTATATTGGTGCTTTAGTTTCTATTATGACTATTTTTCCTTGGAGACAGTTACCAGTTGATGAGTCACCTTTTGTAATGGTCTTCAAATTGGTAGGTATAAAATGGGCAGCAGCCCTAATTAACTTTGTTGTTTTAACATCAGCAGCGTCTGCATTAAACTCAACACTCTTTTCTACTGGACGTCATTTATATCAGTTGGCTCATGAGACACCAAATGCTTTCACGAAAGCACTTCACATTAATAAATTGTCACGACAAGGAGTACCAAGCAAAGCTATTATCTTTTCAGCAATAGTGGTAGGAATCTCGGCTTTTATTAATTTTATTCCAGGTGTATCAGATGCTTTTGCATTAGTAACAGCTTCATCATCAGGGGTTTACATTTCAATTTATGCCTTAACGATGTTAGCACATTGGAAATATCGTCAGTCAAATGATTTTATGGCAGATGGTTATTTGATGCCTAATTATAAATTTATGACTCCAATTGTTTTAGCATTCTTTGCATTTGTTTACGTTTCATTATTTTTACAAGAATCAACCTATTTAGGAGCAATAGGTGCAACGATTTGGATTGTTATCTTTGGAATTTATAGTAATTATAGAATGAAGAATTAA